From the Lacipirellulaceae bacterium genome, the window GTGACTACCAGGAACGAAACTTCGGCACCGACTACGGCACCATGCTCGAGGAGCTAAAGATCCTCACTCGTGCCGTGTTCGTCCTGGATGCCGACGGAAACGTCACCTATGCGGAGTACGTTCCCGAAGTCACCAGCGAACCCAACTACGACGCCGCTTTGGAAGCACTCAAGGCCGCTTCGTAAGAGTTTCAATCTCAACGAAAGACCCGTAGCCCCCAGCGCAAGCTGGGGGTTCTTTTTTGACTACGAACATGGCGCTAACCACCAACCAACGTGCTGTCCTCAGCGAGCTGCTCGGAACGTTCCTCTTCTGTTTCATCGGCATCGCCGCCGTCCTGGCAACGTTTCCTCCAATTGAATCTGGCGGCGGATTACTTGGCGTGGCGCTGGCCCACGGACTTGGGATCGCAATTGCCGTCAATTGTTTTTGGGGACACGGCGGGGCACACTTCAACCCAGCGGTGACGGTGGCGCTTCTGACCGTGGGAAAGATTAAGCTCCCGCTGGCGATTCAGTACATCGCGGTTCAAATTCTGGCCGCGGCGGTTGCTTCGCTCTGCTGCGTGGCGATCTTCCCTGAAGCAGTCATTGATGCGGGAATGCTGGCGATCCCCCGCCCTGGCGTTTTCCCAGGTGAGTCGCAACCCTGGATCACCCCCGGCGGCATTCTCTTAGCCGAGTTCCTTCTCACATTCCTACTAATGACCGCCATCTACGGGGCGGCAATCGACCCCACGGGAAAACCGATGAACATCGCTGCCTTCGGCATCGGACTAGCAGTCACGGCACTGATTCTGGCCGGAGGTCCGATCACCGGGGCTTCGATGAACCCGGCCCGCTCGCTGGGTCCCGCATTGGTCTATTCACTGTTTGGCGGGGCGCGCAGCAGTGAGGCTTTTGCACTACACTGGTGTTACTGGGTCGCCACAATTGCGGGCGCTATTGTAGCGGCTCAGCTTTATGAAATGTTCTTGATAAGTCGTACCGAATCGGGGAAACGCGAAGATGGGTAGATTGATTGTCGTTGTACTTGTCCTGTTGGCCATCGCCTTCTTGGCGAACAAATACCTCATTCAAGGCGGAGATATTCCCGACCAAATGGTCGAAAAAATGGAGGAAGAAGAAGCCGCTCGCGGCTTAGCCGAAGAAAAGGAAGAAGTCGAACCCGTCGAACCCTCTGCCAGCGACGTTGCCGAAGATCTGACCAAAGACGAAACAGAATCGACCGAAGAAACCGCAACTGAGGACCAGGAACCGGCGACACCAGCAAAACCTGAGACCGAACTCCCCGCTGAACAAGTCGAAGAAGCCACCACCGTTGGTGTTACGGCCGAGGAAGAAGCCTCAGATGCCGAACCCGAAACCGTCCTCCTCGGCACCGATGAACTCTACGACGGCATTCCCGGCGGCGAGGGAGACTTAACCCTCGACCAAGTAAAACTTTGGCTTGCTGATCCCAACAACCACGTCACGCTCACGCCTGATCTCCCCCTCGGCTTGAAAGCCGGTGCCGGCGAGATCGTTGGCATCGAGGAGAATCCGCTCACCCGTGCGAAGATCGAACTGGGTCGTCAGTTGTTCTTCGACCCTCGCCTCTCCGGCGACAACTCGATCAGTTGTGCAAGCTGCCATCACCCTGACTTCGGCTACGGGAAAGACACTCAATTCGGTGTCGGCGTCGAAGGTCAGACAGGCAATCGTAACTCGCCGACCGCATACAACCGCATCCTCAGCGGTAAGCAGTTCTGGGACGGGCGTGCGGAAAGCTTGGAGGAGCAAGCCAAGGGCCCGATCGCCAACCCCATTGAAATGGCCAATTCCCATGAAGCGACTGTGGCTGATCTAAAAACCGTCCCCGAGTATGTGATGCAGTTTGAAGCCGTCTTCGGCGATCGCGAAGGGGACGATGCCGTGGAGATTGAGAACGCCGCCAAAGCAATCGCCGCGTTTGAGCGAACCCTCGTCACCGGCCCCACGCCTTGGGATTATCACGTCGAAATCCAATCGCTTGAGGAAGGCTACCAAATTGAAGAGGAATACCTAGACGAGCTAAAAGAAGAAGACCCTGATGTCTATGACGAGTACATGGCTCTGAAAGCAAAAGCGGAG encodes:
- a CDS encoding cytochrome c peroxidase, with protein sequence MGRLIVVVLVLLAIAFLANKYLIQGGDIPDQMVEKMEEEEAARGLAEEKEEVEPVEPSASDVAEDLTKDETESTEETATEDQEPATPAKPETELPAEQVEEATTVGVTAEEEASDAEPETVLLGTDELYDGIPGGEGDLTLDQVKLWLADPNNHVTLTPDLPLGLKAGAGEIVGIEENPLTRAKIELGRQLFFDPRLSGDNSISCASCHHPDFGYGKDTQFGVGVEGQTGNRNSPTAYNRILSGKQFWDGRAESLEEQAKGPIANPIEMANSHEATVADLKTVPEYVMQFEAVFGDREGDDAVEIENAAKAIAAFERTLVTGPTPWDYHVEIQSLEEGYQIEEEYLDELKEEDPDVYDEYMALKAKAEEAPLTESARRGGELFFSDKAGCTACHVGANFADEKYHNLGVGLEKLDAEKPAETEGIDWGRFAITNEEIDRGAFKTPTIRNVADTAPYMHDGTQKTLEEVVEWYAKGGHANPWLSEKVKKLDLTEQDKQDLVNFMKKGLQGSLPKIEQGRLPAGAETAKEEAVASVE
- a CDS encoding aquaporin: MALTTNQRAVLSELLGTFLFCFIGIAAVLATFPPIESGGGLLGVALAHGLGIAIAVNCFWGHGGAHFNPAVTVALLTVGKIKLPLAIQYIAVQILAAAVASLCCVAIFPEAVIDAGMLAIPRPGVFPGESQPWITPGGILLAEFLLTFLLMTAIYGAAIDPTGKPMNIAAFGIGLAVTALILAGGPITGASMNPARSLGPALVYSLFGGARSSEAFALHWCYWVATIAGAIVAAQLYEMFLISRTESGKREDG